The genomic stretch TTCTTTTGACCCTGTCCTTGCGCTTGACCCTGACCCAGACCTTGATCGTAGCTTTGGCTTTGACCCTGTCCGTAACTTTGGTCTTGACCCTGACCGTAGTTTTGCCCCTGACCCTCATTCAGGCCTTGATTTTGACTGTTCTGACCTTGGTAGTTGTCATCGTAGTTGTTGTCATTGCCAGATGCAAATTGTTTCACTTTATCAAACAAGCCCATAGCagatatattttttttttaccgTAACACTTAGAATTTTAGATCTCCAGACGAAGCCAAATGCCAAGACAATTTCGTATCTCTCCCTTTTATACCCAATCTTCCTTAATTATTTTTCTGGCAACCGCACCCTCCGCAACGTGCGAGACAGGCCAAAGGGTGCCTCGCCCAACTACCCGTCGAGAATATGAGTGAGCGTCACAAAGGGCGCaggaaaaataaaagtatCCCGAAAAAATGACGAATTTTTGCAACCgagaaatttttgaaggaacagaAAAACAAGGGCTCGTACATTCTCCAAATTTAGAAACGAGACGGTATTCGTAAGAGATCAAAGTGGACTACGGAATGTGCGCGGGAAGCATTgaatgtgtgtgtgtatctAAATTCCGGTCAGAGATTGCTGCAACCAGCCAATGGTTCTTCGTTTCAAGTCACCCTTCTCGTTCCGGTATAGTCTTCTGTCCTCAAGAGTCTTTATCATCTGGTCAGCGGTCTTCCCCGCGTCTATCCCGTTCAGTATGAATTTGTAGAGGCGTTTCCTTCTGCCGAAGGTCTTCCTGTTTTTGGTTCTTCGCCAAAGGCTACCGTATTTTTCCTCTAGCCCGCGGATGGACGGGTTGCCGTTAATACCGTACACGTATTCATCCCAAATCGTTCTCACGTTATTTGGCGCCTTCAATATTTTGTAATTCAGCTCGCTTTGAACATCCAGGGACCAGTTTGGTATCTTCGCCCTGCTGTCACTTGATATTTGTGACCTCGGTAGTTTGCCCATATTGGCTGGTTTCCTTCTTGGCTCATGAATCGTTCTTGTAGGGTATCCCAAAGTACTCTCCACGTCATCCGCCTCGTCCTCTTCGTCGTCCAAGGCCGTCATATTGTCCGGGGAATCCAATGACCTATCCGAGTCATCGTCACCGTCATTGTCGTCATCCTCTTGGTATCCATCCTCATCGTTCCTGGCGACTCTTGAAATTTTAGTCTTGAGCATTTGCGGCCTACCGTTTGGGGTCTTAGGATTGGTGTCGGTACTTGGAAAAGAACCGCTATCCGGTTGTCCAGCGTGAGGGAAGAGAAAGGGATCGACAAGCCCCAAGTTAAACGATTCTAAAGTACTTGTCTGTACTGAATCCTCACGCAAATCTCTCCTCCTACGTTTGATCCCGTTCGGGTCCAGTACGAACGGTGTGGTGCTATTTATATGCGATTCCACCGTTGTGGCGGTACTGCTTGGCTGTGTGTCCATGTTATTGTACCCATTCGGAGTGTACCCCtgggtgtgtgtgtctaCCGAGTGATTATTATGTGGGATGGAGATGCCCGTGCTGttgatgtttttgaagtatttGTTGGACACGTTTGTAAATGAGTATAGCATATCTGCAAAGAATTGGGACTGTTGGTTCCATTGACGTGATGTGTTGGTCATCTCGTTTTGTGCCTTGATGCTTTGGGAGGtgttttccttcaaatcctGGAGTAACCCGTTTTGGGACTCGATCTTCTTGGATAAAGCGAGAAACTGTTCTTCCATGGTGATCAACCTTGCTGACAACTCGTCCATCCTTTGGAATATCCGCAAGTGGTTTGACGAGGAATCGAGTGCAGAGGACATGGACAACGACGGTGTCACCGCTGGCTGCCTTACATTCGTCAACGATTGCGATGTCCTTATCCTCCCGGGGGACAACGACCCAGGCGGGACTGTGTGTTTGGAAACTTGGGGGGCTCCCGTACTCCCCGCGGCGGGGGGGACCGTACCAGGCGGAGTATGATGATTATTACTGCTGCTCACACTAGTGTTAATGCCTGGTGAATCACGACCTACACCAATCCCTACAGCTGCTGATATACTGGGACTATCCAGCACTGCAGACGTATGCTGTTCCTGTATATCACCTCCATTGGGACCGCCAACATTTTGATTCCCGGTGACACCGTGCGGGCTGTTACTGCTATTACTACTGTCGACTCTCTGCGGCACTGCTCTATTAATAGCACTGGGCGTATTGTGGTTAACGTTGCTGAATTGCAACGTCATCTCCGTCTCTGGCATCTCTTACCAAAGTAGAGCGGGTACTACTACGTTGAAACAGAACTTTATTTTCACTACAAGCAAGCGATCAAGATTTAATCTACGTCATCCATACCAAAACAGCCTCACTTTACACTCATCGTTTgatttgattttttctcGTTTCTGTCTTTAACAATTTTCTCACTTGCGAGGTATGTGTGTGTACTGTAttgcttctttgaaccAGCAAGAGACAGAGACACGCGTAGAAACAGCCTCACTTTCAATAGCTGCTGCGGTATCCACTGCACAACTGTCTACCAAAGTGGCTGAA from Huiozyma naganishii CBS 8797 chromosome 6, complete genome encodes the following:
- the HOT1 gene encoding Hot1p (similar to Saccharomyces cerevisiae HOT1 (YMR172W); ancestral locus Anc_6.243), translating into MPETEMTLQFSNVNHNTPSAINRAVPQRVDSSNSSNSPHGVTGNQNVGGPNGGDIQEQHTSAVLDSPSISAAVGIGVGRDSPGINTSVSSSNNHHTPPGTVPPAAGSTGAPQVSKHTVPPGSLSPGRIRTSQSLTNVRQPAVTPSLSMSSALDSSSNHLRIFQRMDELSARLITMEEQFLALSKKIESQNGLLQDLKENTSQSIKAQNEMTNTSRQWNQQSQFFADMLYSFTNVSNKYFKNINSTGISIPHNNHSVDTHTQGYTPNGYNNMDTQPSSTATTVESHINSTTPFVLDPNGIKRRRRDLREDSVQTSTLESFNLGLVDPFLFPHAGQPDSGSFPSTDTNPKTPNGRPQMLKTKISRVARNDEDGYQEDDDNDGDDDSDRSLDSPDNMTALDDEEDEADDVESTLGYPTRTIHEPRRKPANMGKLPRSQISSDSRAKIPNWSLDVQSELNYKILKAPNNVRTIWDEYVYGINGNPSIRGLEEKYGSLWRRTKNRKTFGRRKRLYKFILNGIDAGKTADQMIKTLEDRRLYRNEKGDLKRRTIGWLQQSLTGI